One stretch of Nicotiana tabacum cultivar K326 chromosome 18, ASM71507v2, whole genome shotgun sequence DNA includes these proteins:
- the LOC107817779 gene encoding uncharacterized protein LOC107817779 — MDDLNGDFFALLVDESCVVSRKEQLAIVLRYVNRCGFVVEHFIGIVHVRNTSALCLKEAIVDYLAQHSLSLSYVCGQCYDGASNMQGDLRGLKTLIQQESKSAYSIHCFAHQLQLTLVAVSKKCLEVGESQAEKVQEALDMGELETGRGLNQELGLARAADTRCGSHYKSFKNFISMFGSIIDVLDTIVVDARTLEERAKAKGYLSTCQTFEVAFMLHLMRDVLGITNDLNTSLQKKEQDIANAILLVEVAKKRLQKLREEECDSLIDKELCGCCCQNTSKKLNFASLGNFMLTRYFFFFEIV, encoded by the exons ATGGACGATCTAAATGGAGACTTTTTTGCATTGCTAGTTGATGAATCATGTGTTGTATCACGCAAAGAGCAATTAGCTATTGTCTTGCGATATGTTAATAGATGTGGATTTGTGGTGGAGCATTTTATTGGGATCGTTCATGTTCGTAATACTAGTGCTTTATGTTTAAAGGAAGCAATTGTTGATTACCTTGCTCAACATTCTTTGAGTTTATCTTATGTGTGTGGACAATGCTATGATGGAGCAAGCAACATGCAAGGGGATTTACGTGGCCTTAAGACTTTGATTCAACAAGAAAGTAAATCTGCTTATTCCATTCATTGTTTTGCACACCAACTTCAATTGACACTTGTTGCGGTATCCAAAAAGTGTCTTGAAGTGGGAGAATCTCAAGCAGAAAAAGTTCAAGAGGCATTAGACATGGGTGAACTTGAAACTGGTAGGGGTTTGAATCAAGAACTTGGTCTTGCCAGAGCTGCCGATACTCGTTGCGGTTCGCACTACAAATCTTTTAAGAACTTTATTTCTATGTTTGGCTCAATTATTGATGTTCTTGATACTATCGTTGTTGATGCCCGAACTTTAGAAGAAAGAGCTAAGGCAAAGGGATATCTTAGCACTTGTCAAACATTTGAGGTTGCTTTCATGTTGCACCTAATGAGAGATGTTTTGGGGATCACAAATGATCTTAATACATCCTTACAAAAAAAGGAGCAAGATATTGCAAATGCTATTCTACTTGTTGAAGTGGCAAAGAAACGGTTGCAAAAGCTAAGAGAAGAAGAATGTGATTCACTTATTGATAAG GAACTCTGTGGTTGCTGTTGTCAGAATACAAGCAAAAAGCTAAATTTTGCATCTCTTGGTAATTTTATGTTAacccgctatttttttttttttgagattgtATAG